The Solea solea chromosome 19, fSolSol10.1, whole genome shotgun sequence genome has a window encoding:
- the tmem150c gene encoding transmembrane protein 150C isoform X1: protein MGFSSPHKAVNTCHPNTFCGVRADMIRNWSAWALLPPIYSVCTAAGLWLVYFVAIMNGQMAHLGTQHRRRNGSFYPPYISIAGNFPPASCIFSEVMNLAAFVGFFIALLRYLQLKRTSVKPWLNFVSLAAFTIGCFGMTLIGNFQVLNELEIHNVGTLMTFGLGILFCWMQSYITMSVNLRGEGRRIAILRFLLSGTVTVSMIVYQALMMLGHHVNAAQGQWALVMFFLMFLGTFAVEFRHNSFDIVCTEISGRSETYTDAFESELDQQ, encoded by the exons ATGGGGTTCAGTAGTCCTCATAAAG CAGTCAACACTTGCCACCCAAACACCTTCTGTGGCGTTAGAGCAGACATGATTCGTAACTGGAGTGCGTGGGCTCTTCTGCCTCCCATCTACTCTGTGTGCACGGCAGCTGGACTGTGGCTGGT ATACTTTGTGGCCATCATGAATGGACAGATGGCTCACCTGGGCACACAGCACAG GAGAAGAAATGGATCCTTTTATCCTCCATACATCAG taTTGCAGGCAACTTCCCACCGGCCAGCTGCATCTTCAGTGAGGTCATGAACCTGGCAGCGTTTGTGG GTTTCTTTATTGCTCTACTCAGATACCTCCAGCTGAAACGCACCTCAGTCAAGCCATGGTTGAATTTTGTCTCTCTGGCGGCTTTTACTATTGGCTGCTTTGGAATGACACTCATAGGAAACTTCCAG GTCTTAAATGAGCTGGAGATTCACAACGTGGGCACACTCATGACGTTTGGACTGGGAATACTGTTCTGCTGGATGCAGTCCTACATCACCATGAGTGTTAACCTAAGAGGCGAGGGGAGGAGGATCGCTATCCTCCGCTTCCTGTTGTCAGGAACTGTCACTGTCTCCATGATAGTCT ATCAGGCGTTGATGATGCTGGGCCACCACGTGAATGCCGCTCAGGGCCAGTGGGCGCTGGTCATGTTCTTCCTCATGTTCCTCGGCACTTTTGCCGTGGAGTTTCGTCACAACAGCTTCGACATTGTGTGCACAGAGATCTCCGGCCGGTCTGAAACCTACACTGACGCGTTCGAGAGTGAACTGGACCAACAGTGA
- the tmem150c gene encoding transmembrane protein 150C isoform X3 has translation MIRNWSAWALLPPIYSVCTAAGLWLVYFVAIMNGQMAHLGTQHRRRNGSFYPPYISIAGNFPPASCIFSEVMNLAAFVGFFIALLRYLQLKRTSVKPWLNFVSLAAFTIGCFGMTLIGNFQVLNELEIHNVGTLMTFGLGILFCWMQSYITMSVNLRGEGRRIAILRFLLSGTVTVSMIVYQALMMLGHHVNAAQGQWALVMFFLMFLGTFAVEFRHNSFDIVCTEISGRSETYTDAFESELDQQ, from the exons ATGATTCGTAACTGGAGTGCGTGGGCTCTTCTGCCTCCCATCTACTCTGTGTGCACGGCAGCTGGACTGTGGCTGGT ATACTTTGTGGCCATCATGAATGGACAGATGGCTCACCTGGGCACACAGCACAG GAGAAGAAATGGATCCTTTTATCCTCCATACATCAG taTTGCAGGCAACTTCCCACCGGCCAGCTGCATCTTCAGTGAGGTCATGAACCTGGCAGCGTTTGTGG GTTTCTTTATTGCTCTACTCAGATACCTCCAGCTGAAACGCACCTCAGTCAAGCCATGGTTGAATTTTGTCTCTCTGGCGGCTTTTACTATTGGCTGCTTTGGAATGACACTCATAGGAAACTTCCAG GTCTTAAATGAGCTGGAGATTCACAACGTGGGCACACTCATGACGTTTGGACTGGGAATACTGTTCTGCTGGATGCAGTCCTACATCACCATGAGTGTTAACCTAAGAGGCGAGGGGAGGAGGATCGCTATCCTCCGCTTCCTGTTGTCAGGAACTGTCACTGTCTCCATGATAGTCT ATCAGGCGTTGATGATGCTGGGCCACCACGTGAATGCCGCTCAGGGCCAGTGGGCGCTGGTCATGTTCTTCCTCATGTTCCTCGGCACTTTTGCCGTGGAGTTTCGTCACAACAGCTTCGACATTGTGTGCACAGAGATCTCCGGCCGGTCTGAAACCTACACTGACGCGTTCGAGAGTGAACTGGACCAACAGTGA
- the tmem150c gene encoding transmembrane protein 150C isoform X2, producing MGFSSPHKVNTCHPNTFCGVRADMIRNWSAWALLPPIYSVCTAAGLWLVYFVAIMNGQMAHLGTQHRRRNGSFYPPYISIAGNFPPASCIFSEVMNLAAFVGFFIALLRYLQLKRTSVKPWLNFVSLAAFTIGCFGMTLIGNFQVLNELEIHNVGTLMTFGLGILFCWMQSYITMSVNLRGEGRRIAILRFLLSGTVTVSMIVYQALMMLGHHVNAAQGQWALVMFFLMFLGTFAVEFRHNSFDIVCTEISGRSETYTDAFESELDQQ from the exons ATGGGGTTCAGTAGTCCTCATAAAG TCAACACTTGCCACCCAAACACCTTCTGTGGCGTTAGAGCAGACATGATTCGTAACTGGAGTGCGTGGGCTCTTCTGCCTCCCATCTACTCTGTGTGCACGGCAGCTGGACTGTGGCTGGT ATACTTTGTGGCCATCATGAATGGACAGATGGCTCACCTGGGCACACAGCACAG GAGAAGAAATGGATCCTTTTATCCTCCATACATCAG taTTGCAGGCAACTTCCCACCGGCCAGCTGCATCTTCAGTGAGGTCATGAACCTGGCAGCGTTTGTGG GTTTCTTTATTGCTCTACTCAGATACCTCCAGCTGAAACGCACCTCAGTCAAGCCATGGTTGAATTTTGTCTCTCTGGCGGCTTTTACTATTGGCTGCTTTGGAATGACACTCATAGGAAACTTCCAG GTCTTAAATGAGCTGGAGATTCACAACGTGGGCACACTCATGACGTTTGGACTGGGAATACTGTTCTGCTGGATGCAGTCCTACATCACCATGAGTGTTAACCTAAGAGGCGAGGGGAGGAGGATCGCTATCCTCCGCTTCCTGTTGTCAGGAACTGTCACTGTCTCCATGATAGTCT ATCAGGCGTTGATGATGCTGGGCCACCACGTGAATGCCGCTCAGGGCCAGTGGGCGCTGGTCATGTTCTTCCTCATGTTCCTCGGCACTTTTGCCGTGGAGTTTCGTCACAACAGCTTCGACATTGTGTGCACAGAGATCTCCGGCCGGTCTGAAACCTACACTGACGCGTTCGAGAGTGAACTGGACCAACAGTGA